The genomic window CATCGGTGTGTTCGCGGGCGATCTGTTCCAGACGGGCCTGACTGGCGGTGCGTTTGAAGGTCGCGCAGCGGAAGACATCGAGGGGCTTCTTCCGGGCTTGTTTGGCAATGGCGGTTTGATGGCGGGGCTCAACCTTGGGTTCCTTGCCGTCACCATGTTCTTTGTCGCGCGCGGGGTGTCGAGTGGGATCGAATGGGTGGCGGTCTATCTTATGCCACTGTTCTTTATGCTATTTCTTGGGATCACCATCTATGGCGCCTTCACTGGTAACTTCTCCGAGGCGGTTGCCTACCTGTTTACCTTCGATTTTTCCAAGCTCACCCCTGAGGTGATGCTGGCCGCGGTCGGACAGGCGTTCTTTTCATTGTCTCTGGGTGTGGCGGGGATGATGACTTATGGCGCCTATGCCAATCGCGACACCAATCTGGGCGAGACGTCTGGCATTATTGCAGGCGCGGATACCGCCGTTGCTCTGCTTGCAGGTTTGGCAATTTTCCCGATTGTTTTTGCCGCCGGATTGTCGGCAAGTGCGGGGCCGGGCCTTATGTTCCAATCTCTCCCGATTGCTTTTCAGGCGATGCCGTTTGGCTCGCTTATCGGCCTTGCTTTCTTCATCATGATCTTCTTCGCAGCGCTCACCAGCTCTGTTTCATTATTGGAAGCGCCAACGGCCTGGACGCACGAACGCTTCAAGATTACGCGTCCTTCGGCGACGATCATTGTCGGGCTTGGCGCGGCGATTCTGGGTGTGCTTTCGGCATTGTCATTTAATGATCTTGCCGAATTTTATCCGCTTGGGTTCATCCCACTTTTTGCTGAAACCAATTTCTTCGACACGCTCGACGGGGTGACGGCAAAGCTATTCATGCCGATTGGCGCCATCCTCACTTGCGTCTTTGTTGGTTGGGTCGCTGACGCGCGGCTTATTGACGATGAGAACGGCCTTGATGGGGCGTTGCACCTGTTGTGGCGCGTCTTGGTACGCTTTGTGTGCCCGACTGTACTCGCTGTGATCTTGGTTATGGGACTGCTCGCATAAGTTTTACCGAAATAGGGAGGAGTGCGCACTTGCGCTCCTCCTTCTTATATGGAACATAATGGGAACAAAGGGACTTTGCTTGAGTCTCTTCATGTGTTCCTATGACCCAATCGGCTTCTCCTTCTCGGCGCTGTGTGCCGCCCATTTCGCGCCTCTCTGGCGTAGATGTTGCTGCTTTATCGAAACAGCGCGAGGCGCGCTGGCGTCCGGGGCTTACCGATCAACCTTTGCATAGCGAGATTTTTGCCAGCGCGCGTGATGGCAGCGGGGCGGGATTGGCGCTTGCCCTGGCGCGCGATGCTCTAAGTTTTTCTGGGGCCGTGGCGGGGCAAGGTGAAGACGCGCTGGCTGAGGCAGAGGATTTGCGCCAGGTGCTCTGGGTGCAGGACAAACGCGCGGTTCAAATGAATGGGCGACCCTATCTCCACGGGCTGCCTGAGGACTGGCGCGAGCGGGTGATCTGTGTGGAGGCCAGCACGCCTGAGGATGCTCTGTTCGCGCTTGAAGAGGGGCTCAAATGCCGCGATCTGATGTGCGTGATCGGAGAGATTGCGGGCAATCCACGCGCGCTTGATTTCACCGCGTCACGGCGGCTGAGTTTGACAGCGGAAAAGCATGGGGTGGCGCTGTGGCTGGTGCGGTTGGAGGCGCAAGGCGATTTGTCTTCGGCGCGGATGCGGTGGCGCGCGCGGCCTGATGTATCTGAAACCCCGCGTTGGAACGCCGCAGCACCAGGCGAGCCCATGTGGCAGGCCGAATTGTTCCGCGCCCGCTCCCATGCGCCGGGGGAATGGAAGCTTGGGGCGAGGGATGGGCGATTGCGGGTGGAGCCAAAGCCTCAATCTCGCCCTCAACGTCCCTCGGAATACGCTCCCAATGTCACTCTTCCAAAACTCAACAGACCCCAAAAAGGATCGGCGCATTCTAGCGATTTGGTGCGCGCAACTTTCGGTCGATCGCTGGCGGCTGTCGCAAGGGGATAAGACGCGCGGGAGTGAGGGGGAGGGAGAACCTCCAACTGTTCTCATCACCGAAACCGCTCATGGACCGCGCATTGATGCTGTAAACGATGCTGGCCACGGCGTTGGCGCAAGGGTCGGCATGATGCTCGCCGATGCGCGTGCGCTTTACCCCGCGCTTGAAACCGCGCCTTCTGACCCGGCGGGCGATTTGGCATTGCTAGAGAAACTCGCCGTTTGGGCTCAGCGCTGGGGGCCATGGAGCGCGCTTGACCCGCCCGATGGCTTGCTCGTCGATGTGACGGCGGTCGCGCATCTGTTTGGGGGGGAGCGCAGGCTGCTCGCCGATGTAAACCAAGCCTTCGCCAAAAGGCATCTGCGAGTGCGCGCAGGCATCGCCCCCACCGCAGGCGCGGCTTGGGCACTGGCGCATTATGGCCCTCGCGGCAGCATCATCAATCCGCCTCAGGCTGGGGAGGATATGATGCGTCAGCTTGCTGATCTTCCCTCAGCCGCGCTTCGCCTTGATGCTGATGTGATTACCGTCCTGCGCCGTCTCGGCCTTAAACGCCTTGGCGACCTGGCGGATATTGCGCGCGGGGCCACAAGCCGCAAGGAAGCGGCCGCAAGAGACGCGCTGCACCGGCGTTTCAGGGGCAGGAAATCACCGTCCGCCAACCCGCTCACCCGATTGGATCAGCTGCTTGGCCGCGTGCCTGAACCGCTGCTCCCCGTGGTGCCTGAACAAATGCCGCTGGTGCAGCGCCGCTTGATGGAGCCTTTGCGCCATCGCTCGCTGCTCGATCAGGTGCTTGAGGATTTGGCGCAGGATATGGCACGCGAACTCGAAGCCAAAGGCAAGGGCGCAAGGCGGCTTGAGCTGGGAATGTGGCGGGTCGATGGAGAGGTGATTGTGCGCCGCCTTGAGCTTGCCGCTGCCACACGTGATCCTCATCATATCACCCGCCTGTTTGGCGAAAAGCTCGAAGGGATTGAGGCAGGGTTCGGCATCGAAATCGTGCGCCTGCGCGCGTCCTGGGCAGAGCCCCTGGCGGCCTCGCAAAGCGATGTCGAAGAGGCAGCCCAGCGCCATGGCACCTCGATTTCCGCGTGTATTGACCGGCTCACCGTACGCCTTGGCCCGAACGCGGTGCGCCGGCCTGTGCCGTGCGCCAGCCATATGCCAGAGCGCGCGCAAAGCTGGCAGCCTCCTCTTGCCCCTGCGCCCGCTGCGCACACTCCAGTCCTGCGCCATAAAAGGCCGTTGAAGCTGCTCGACCAACCAGAGGCAATCGCCGTCCTTTACGCCTCGCCCGATGGCTATCCCCAGCGCTTTCGTTGGCGAGGCCAGGTGCATGAGGTCGCACGCGTTGAGGGGCCGGAGAGGATTGCGCCTGAATGGTGGCGCGAGCGCTCGACCACCCGGCTGCGTGATTATTACGCCATCGAGGATGCGAAGGGTGCGCGCTATTGGATCTATCGCTCAGGCCTTGTCGGCGATGGTCGTGGAGGCACCCCACAGTGGTATCTTCACGGAATTGCCGCTTGAGCCGCTCATCAAGACTATCAAGCACACTCACGCTCAAAAAGCGTAAAGAAATTAACCACAAGCATTCAGCCATTCTTACGGGATTTTACATATGGTGCAGCCACAAGGACAGCAGGACGACAAGGTGTAGTGCGAATGTCTAACATGGCGAATGTGGCAAAAATGGCGAACAACACTAACCCGCGATCATCTCAGCGGCGTGCTTTGCATCTTATGATCAAGGGCCGCGTTCAATCGCGTTCAATCTATGCCACACTCATCGACATCTCAGAAGGTGGCTGCAAGCTGTCAGCCACTTCAGGCTTTGCCAGTGTCGGTGATAGGGTGACGATCCGCGTGAACGGGATTAACACCCCACTGGGCAAGGTTGCATGGGTCGATGGCAAGATCGCCGGCGTTTCCTTTGAAAGCCCGATGCACATTGCCATCATTGATCACCTTTGCGCCAATATCGACAATGCCAGCGATGAGCAGAGGCAGCGGATGCACCGCGTGTGATTGGGCCTTTGCCCAAA from Erythrobacter sp. SCSIO 43205 includes these protein-coding regions:
- a CDS encoding recA-like protein encodes the protein MTQSASPSRRCVPPISRLSGVDVAALSKQREARWRPGLTDQPLHSEIFASARDGSGAGLALALARDALSFSGAVAGQGEDALAEAEDLRQVLWVQDKRAVQMNGRPYLHGLPEDWRERVICVEASTPEDALFALEEGLKCRDLMCVIGEIAGNPRALDFTASRRLSLTAEKHGVALWLVRLEAQGDLSSARMRWRARPDVSETPRWNAAAPGEPMWQAELFRARSHAPGEWKLGARDGRLRVEPKPQSRPQRPSEYAPNVTLPKLNRPQKGSAHSSDLVRATFGRSLAAVARG
- a CDS encoding DNA polymerase Y family protein; translation: MSLFQNSTDPKKDRRILAIWCAQLSVDRWRLSQGDKTRGSEGEGEPPTVLITETAHGPRIDAVNDAGHGVGARVGMMLADARALYPALETAPSDPAGDLALLEKLAVWAQRWGPWSALDPPDGLLVDVTAVAHLFGGERRLLADVNQAFAKRHLRVRAGIAPTAGAAWALAHYGPRGSIINPPQAGEDMMRQLADLPSAALRLDADVITVLRRLGLKRLGDLADIARGATSRKEAAARDALHRRFRGRKSPSANPLTRLDQLLGRVPEPLLPVVPEQMPLVQRRLMEPLRHRSLLDQVLEDLAQDMARELEAKGKGARRLELGMWRVDGEVIVRRLELAAATRDPHHITRLFGEKLEGIEAGFGIEIVRLRASWAEPLAASQSDVEEAAQRHGTSISACIDRLTVRLGPNAVRRPVPCASHMPERAQSWQPPLAPAPAAHTPVLRHKRPLKLLDQPEAIAVLYASPDGYPQRFRWRGQVHEVARVEGPERIAPEWWRERSTTRLRDYYAIEDAKGARYWIYRSGLVGDGRGGTPQWYLHGIAA
- a CDS encoding PilZ domain-containing protein; amino-acid sequence: MSNMANVAKMANNTNPRSSQRRALHLMIKGRVQSRSIYATLIDISEGGCKLSATSGFASVGDRVTIRVNGINTPLGKVAWVDGKIAGVSFESPMHIAIIDHLCANIDNASDEQRQRMHRV
- a CDS encoding sodium-dependent transporter encodes the protein MAASSVGHENWSSRSAFILAAVGSAVGLGNMWRFPAEAGENGGGAFVLFYIFCVLLIGLPVLLSEVLIGRHGQANAPESVRRVARDSNASGGWGVIGSIGVFAAFLILSFYCVVGGWVVYYIGVFAGDLFQTGLTGGAFEGRAAEDIEGLLPGLFGNGGLMAGLNLGFLAVTMFFVARGVSSGIEWVAVYLMPLFFMLFLGITIYGAFTGNFSEAVAYLFTFDFSKLTPEVMLAAVGQAFFSLSLGVAGMMTYGAYANRDTNLGETSGIIAGADTAVALLAGLAIFPIVFAAGLSASAGPGLMFQSLPIAFQAMPFGSLIGLAFFIMIFFAALTSSVSLLEAPTAWTHERFKITRPSATIIVGLGAAILGVLSALSFNDLAEFYPLGFIPLFAETNFFDTLDGVTAKLFMPIGAILTCVFVGWVADARLIDDENGLDGALHLLWRVLVRFVCPTVLAVILVMGLLA